The Gammaproteobacteria bacterium DNA segment GCGAATTTGCCGCCCCTGCCGAGGAGCAGCGCTTCCAGGACCTGGTCTTCGAGCTGCGCTGCCCCAAGTGTCAAAATCAAAACATCGCCGACTCCAACGCGCCGCTATCCGCCGACTTGCGGCAAAAAGTCTATGACATGATCCAGGACGGACACAGCGACGAAGAGATCGTGGCCTACCTGGTGCAACGCTACGGCGACTTTGTGAGCTACCGCCCGCCGCTAAAGCGCGCAACCTGGCTACTGTGGTTTGGCCCCTTGATCCTCATCGCACTGGTCGGCTTTGGCCTGGCGCTTTGGATTCGCCGCTGCGCCCGGGCCGGGCCGATCACGCTGGATGCGCGGGAGCGCGAACGGGTCGAGACCCTGTTAAGTCGCCACGACGACGGCGCCGGATGAGCGCATTCTGGTTCATTGCCGCGGCCCTGGTCGCGGCCGCCGCCGCCTGCATCCTGGCGCCGCTGTGGCTGCACCAGCCGGAGAAGAAGGCCGGGTTATCGCAGGAAGCGGCCAATACCCGTATCTTCCGCGAGCGCCTGGCCGATCTCGATACCGAGTTGCGGGAGCGGCGAATCGGCGCGGCGCAATACCAATCCCTGCGTGCCGAGCTGGAGCGGACCCTGCTCAACGACATGCCACAGGAGAACGCGCCGCGCCGACCCGGCGGGATGCGGGCGCTGGGCACCGCGGCCGCCGTGGTTGCGCCCCTGCTGGCCCTGGGACACTATTACATTGGCTCGTATCGCGGCGAGGCCAGCGAGTGGATCGCCCTGCAATCAAGACTGGACGCGGCGGTTCAACGCGCTATGCGCCAACCGCACGAGTTTCCGGAAGAGGCGCACGCGAACCTGCCGGATTTCGTCCGGGTAC contains these protein-coding regions:
- a CDS encoding cytochrome c-type biogenesis protein CcmH → MTWARLLLLCSLAPAAWAAIEVREFAAPAEEQRFQDLVFELRCPKCQNQNIADSNAPLSADLRQKVYDMIQDGHSDEEIVAYLVQRYGDFVSYRPPLKRATWLLWFGPLILIALVGFGLALWIRRCARAGPITLDARERERVETLLSRHDDGAG